In the Microcoleus sp. AS-A8 genome, TGGCAGTCGTTTTGCTCTTAACCGGTATCCAACTGTTTTGTTTTGGTCTGTTGGGTGAGCTATTAATGCGAACTTATCACGAATCTCAAGGAAGACCAATCTATCGGGTGAGGGAAGTGGTCGAGTCTAATGTTACAGAATATAAAGAGGGAGATTAAACCCGCTTGACGTTTGCGGGAAAACCAGGTGTGTGAAAATTTTTAGTACCCTTGAACCGCAAGCCCGAAAAAACCTATTCTTTTTATTTGTTGCTGGTCTCCTGTTTTGGGCGAGTTTGGCTTGTTTACTGCCGACACTGCCCTTATATGTGGAAGATGTAGGTGGTACCAAGCAGCAAATTGGTGTGGTCATTGGTGCGTTTGCGATCGGGTTACTGCTGTTTCGTCCGTGGTTGGGCAAGTTATCGGATCGCCGCAGTCGCAAGCTAGTGCTGCTAATTGGTTATGTGGTAGTCGCCACCGCACCTTTAGGCTACTTATTTGCCAAATCAATTCCTCTGTTGTTTTTGCTTCGGGTGTTTCACGGCATTAGTATTGCGGCTTATACCACCGGTAGCAGCGCTCTCGTCGTGGACTTGTCGCCAGTGGAAAAGCGAGGGGAGGTGATTGGCTACATGAGTTTAACCAATCCCATTGGGATGGCGATCGGCCCTGCGATGGGCACCTTTCTCCAAGCCAGAATGGGCTACATGCCTTTGTTTCTGTTCTCATTCGCGATCGGATTGCTTGGTTTATTGGTGGCGTTCCAAGTTCAAGAACCTCGCCTGATTCACCCTTCTGGTGGGAAACTGAGCATGGATGCTCCGACTAACGCCTCGTCAGTGAAGCCTGATGACGATCAATTCTGGCAACTACTCGGCAGTCCTCGTCTGCGGATTCCTACCTTGGTTATGCTGCTGACCGGTTTAGTCTTTGGGGCACTCGCCACGTTTGTGGCGCTGTATATTCGAGAAGCCAAGATTGATTTTGATGCGGGATGGTTTTATACCGCCGCTGCCATATCCAGTTTTTGCAGTCGCTTTTTCACAGGACAGGCGAGCGATCGCTATGGTCGAGGATTATTTATCACAGTAAGTTTAGTCTTCTATAGCCTGTCGATGCTGATACTTTCCCAAGCACAGAGTCCAGTTTCCTTTTTGCTGGCGGGTTTTTTAGAGGGGGTGGCGAGTGGAACCTTGATCCCCAGTATGATTGCCCTGATTTCTGACCGTTCTCATGCCCATGAACGCGGACGAGTTTTCTCCTTATGTCTGGGTGGGCTAGATATGGGGATTGCGATCGCAGGGCCAGTTCTGGGTACGTTTGCCCAACAGATAGGCTATCAAGGTATCTTTGCCCTCACCTGCGGTATAGCTCTCCTCGCTCTGCTTATTTTCATGACCCAGAACAGTAAGGATTTACGCCATTCTCTCCGGTTTGCTACGGGGCGCGATCGGGATATTTACGCTTTATAGCAAAAGGCAGAAGGTAGAAGGCAGAGGGGAGAAGGCTTTTATGTTTATTACTGGTATAGCAGTCGCCAAGGCAATTAGGACTCTCGCCAAATCGTGAAACCTTGACCCGTCAATATGCATCCCTTCTGTCCTCACTCTCATCTCCGGTCTGCCCTGTGCCTCCTCACTAAAGCTCCGGTGCCTTTTGCTATACTCAAATTTTGCCGTGAACGACTTCAACGCCAACCGAACCAACGCAGGATAGGCACAAGGATGTAATAACTCACTCCCACCCAGAAGGCTAGGATAACTCCCCAGAGGCCAAAAAAAGCAATGGTATCGATGAACTTATCAGAGTGAGAGAAGATATCAATCACAGAGGCCGCATTTAATACGTTTAACCAGACTAAACCCCCAAATAGGGTACCTGTACCCAAGGCTGCAACGAAGGCGTGAACGAGGTAATGGCTGGGTAATCCCAACCCTAAAACTAAAGGCACAACCCCAACCGCGGTCACCAATCCTAACAAGCGTTCTGGTAGTGCAACAGTGCCACTGGCTTGCCAAATAAACCAAGTTATGGTAAAGCCGAAAATTCCCGTAATCCCAGATACGATAAAGCGTCGCTCTTGACCAAAGCCCCCCGCAAGGGTCAACCCCCAGGCAGTAGACCATCCTGCGATCGCAAACATCAACATTCCTCGCCATTCTGTAATTTGCAGTTGGGGAAAGAGAAGCCACTGTTGGGACGCCATCCAATTGGCTAAGTGATCATCTACGAGAGTTCCATGGATCAAAGCCAACCCAAGGGCAGCACCCGTAGTAGCACCCAGTCCTCCTAACACCATCTCCAAGGTAGTGTCCAGACAGGCGAAAACGATGCCAGTGACCACACCAAACACAAAACGCACGAGGCTGATCGCGCCTTGACCGAATGCCCCAAGCACACTTTCCGCTACCGCCAGTGCCTGATCCAGGGTCGTGGTAATGATATCCGACAAGGGCACCGTGGGTCGTGAAGTGGGCGGCCTCCTCATGGGAGAACTCCAATCCAAACGCCGCTGAATCTCAGCCGCCGTAGCTGGGCGTTGTTGGGGGTCGAGGCGTACCATGTCATCGAGTAAGCCAGCCAGAGCAGGGGTTACGACCGCTTGAGAGCGCCAGCGCAAATCTCCCGTCTCCGGGTCTTGCAAATCCTCCAATTCCTGACCCGTGAGCAACTGAATCATCGTCCGACCTAGGGCGTAGAAATCCGCCGTTGGCCCGACCGCTTCCCCTGTAATCTGCTCCGGTGGACTGTAGCCGGGAGAAACCAAACGTGTCGAAACCCTCTGAGAACCCAGCGACATCGAGCCGAATTGTTTCGCACCCCCAAAATCAATCGCCACTAACTGACCCGTTCCCTCGCGCAGCATCAAGTTTGAGGGTTTGATATCCCGATGAATAATTCCAGAACGGTGCAACTCTCCTAAAATCTCCACAGATTGG is a window encoding:
- a CDS encoding serine/threonine protein kinase, whose protein sequence is MHQSVAQAVHCINPDCPRPYPQPWGNKFCNGCGAALLLNNRYIPLQKLGTGGFAAIYTIWDLGRNKEQVLKVLVETSPKALQLFEQEASVLQRLKHPGVPRVEQDSYFTVRLGYPPERLLSCLVMEKINGQTLQDVFNDHPQGCSEQVVRDWLDQSVEILGELHRSGIIHRDIKPSNLMLREGTGQLVAIDFGGAKQFGSMSLGSQRVSTRLVSPGYSPPEQITGEAVGPTADFYALGRTMIQLLTGQELEDLQDPETGDLRWRSQAVVTPALAGLLDDMVRLDPQQRPATAAEIQRRLDWSSPMRRPPTSRPTVPLSDIITTTLDQALAVAESVLGAFGQGAISLVRFVFGVVTGIVFACLDTTLEMVLGGLGATTGAALGLALIHGTLVDDHLANWMASQQWLLFPQLQITEWRGMLMFAIAGWSTAWGLTLAGGFGQERRFIVSGITGIFGFTITWFIWQASGTVALPERLLGLVTAVGVVPLVLGLGLPSHYLVHAFVAALGTGTLFGGLVWLNVLNAASVIDIFSHSDKFIDTIAFFGLWGVILAFWVGVSYYILVPILRWFGWR
- a CDS encoding MFS transporter, with amino-acid sequence MKIFSTLEPQARKNLFFLFVAGLLFWASLACLLPTLPLYVEDVGGTKQQIGVVIGAFAIGLLLFRPWLGKLSDRRSRKLVLLIGYVVVATAPLGYLFAKSIPLLFLLRVFHGISIAAYTTGSSALVVDLSPVEKRGEVIGYMSLTNPIGMAIGPAMGTFLQARMGYMPLFLFSFAIGLLGLLVAFQVQEPRLIHPSGGKLSMDAPTNASSVKPDDDQFWQLLGSPRLRIPTLVMLLTGLVFGALATFVALYIREAKIDFDAGWFYTAAAISSFCSRFFTGQASDRYGRGLFITVSLVFYSLSMLILSQAQSPVSFLLAGFLEGVASGTLIPSMIALISDRSHAHERGRVFSLCLGGLDMGIAIAGPVLGTFAQQIGYQGIFALTCGIALLALLIFMTQNSKDLRHSLRFATGRDRDIYAL